The following is a genomic window from Actinomycetota bacterium.
GGATGGGGGCTCTCGGCGCCAGCCACCTCGGGGCTGCGGATGGCGATCGAGCCCGGCCGGGGAAGGACCGCGGTGCCGGTGCAGTCGACGATCGTCGGCACCGTGCTGGGAGTGGCGACCGTCGCCGCCGCGCTGACCTTCAGCGCCAGCCTCGGCCACCTGTTCGATCGCCCGGACCTGTACGGCTGGAACTGGGATGTCCAGGTCGGCGATCAGTTCACCTCTGACCTGTCGGGTCCCGCGAGGTCGGTGGCACGCGATCCTTCGGTGTCAGCCATCGCCTACGGCACGGTGGGTGGGGTGCAGATCGGCGGGACGCGCCGAGCCGATCAGGGGCGTGATCGAGCCGGTGGTGGTGGCGGGCCGCGCCCCGCGGCGCGCCGACGAGGTGCTGCTCGGGACGCGCACGCTGCACGCTGCGGGCGCGCACATCGGATCGACCGTGGTGGTCGGGCTGGTTGAGCGGACCGTGCGCATGCGGGTCGTCGGCCGTGGCGTGTTCACCGAGGCAACGGCGCGCCTGGGCGAGGGCGCCGCGCTCACGTTCGCCGGGATGCGGCGGCTCGCGCCGGACTCGATCCACAACGTCGTGCTGGTACGTCTGCGCGACCGCGACCGCACCGACGCGATCGCCCGCGAGCTCGGAAGCAGTTCGACGTCGAACGTCTACAAGCCGGTGAAACCGAACGACCTGGCCGACCTGCAGCGGGTGGGCGGCATACCTTTCGTCGTGGCCAGCCTCCTCGCGCTGCTCGCGGCCGCGACGCTCGCGCACACGCTGGTGACCTCGGTGCGCCGCCGCCGGCGCGACCTCGCGATCCTGAAGACGCTGGGGTTCGTGCGGACCCAGCTGTCGCGCGCGGTGGCATGGCAGGCGTCTGCGCTCGCGGTCGTGGCCGTTGTGGTCGGCCTGCCGCTCGGCATCGCTGCGGGTCGGTGGGTCTGGGCCGTCTTTGCGGGCCGCCTCGGCGTGTCCACGCGCCCGGTCACGCCGGTGCTCGCCGTCACGCTGCTCGTCCCCGCGACGATCGTGCTCGCCAACCTGGTCGCGGCCGTGCCCGCGCGACTGGCGGCACGCACCCAGCCGGCGGCTGCGCTCCGCACCGAGTGATTGGGCGGGCCAGGACAACGATCGGCATGCCCTCCCGAGTCAGCGGGCGCACGCGGTAGCCAACCAGCAAGATGTTGACGTGGCC
Proteins encoded in this region:
- a CDS encoding FtsX-like permease family protein, with the protein product MSRSAISSPLTCRVPRGRWHAILRCQPSPTARWVGCRSAGRAEPIRGVIEPVVVAGRAPRRADEVLLGTRTLHAAGAHIGSTVVVGLVERTVRMRVVGRGVFTEATARLGEGAALTFAGMRRLAPDSIHNVVLVRLRDRDRTDAIARELGSSSTSNVYKPVKPNDLADLQRVGGIPFVVASLLALLAAATLAHTLVTSVRRRRRDLAILKTLGFVRTQLSRAVAWQASALAVVAVVVGLPLGIAAGRWVWAVFAGRLGVSTRPVTPVLAVTLLVPATIVLANLVAAVPARLAARTQPAAALRTE